From Anomalospiza imberbis isolate Cuckoo-Finch-1a 21T00152 chromosome 6, ASM3175350v1, whole genome shotgun sequence, one genomic window encodes:
- the OLFML1 gene encoding olfactomedin-like protein 1 isoform X1, whose translation MVALQVHFLLIPSLMSIMGAAQYMMQDAALLSYIDQRFLSLEKRLQKCSQDVLEYVDEFREFSKAVLSRLAGLSTDKTELKGEVENLLRRVEHAQRDIDYFGSARDSNACVEVHEDLLKQQLLEEAEEKKRLKLMFNASCDHMLAGIRSLKVVKKTGGKHGSWMKDPGKKHGKIYLLSDSVNNVILEFANIMAFMENNETLKARRVPLPLPWEGTGHVIYQGFLFYHRHGSLNEIVKFNIQRRNVADQMLLPGAGRIPAYQLSPQTKIDLALDEQGLWALHAEPETRGNIVLTKINPVGMAVEHSWDTPCSSRDAEAAFMACNTLHVVYNSPSGGSSRIQCVYDVLGALDAHTNPGLHFPKRQGGHSTIHYNPKEKQLFAWGDGSQIIYKLHTEQKV comes from the exons ATGGTAGCCTTACAAGTCCATTTTTTGCTGATTCCATCCCTTATGAGCATCATGGGAGCAGCACAGTACATGATGCAGGACGCAGCCCTGCTGAGCTACATTGACCAGCGCTTTCTGTCTCTGGAG AAGAGGCTGCAGAAATGCAGCCAAGACGTGCTGGAATACGTGGATGAATTCCGAGAGTTCTCCAAGGCGGTGCTGTCCCgcctggcagggctgagcaCCGACAAGACTGAGCTCAAGGGAGAAGTGGAGAATTTGCTAAGGAGGGTCGAGCACGCCCAGAGGGACATTGACTACTTTGGATCTGCCAGGGATTCCAACGCCTGCGTGGAAGTGCACGAGGACCTGCtgaaacagcagctgctggaagaggcagaagaaaaaaagagacttAAACTCATGTTTAATGCAA GTTGTGACCACATGCTTGCAGGTATTAGGTCCCTGAAGGTAGTTAAGAAGACTGGAGGAAAGCATGGCTCTTGGATGAAAGATCCTGGCAAAAAACACGGGAAGATTTATTTATTAAGTGACTCTGTAAATAACGTGATTTTGGAATTTGCAAATATCATGGCTTTCATGGAAAACAATGAGACTCTGAAGGCTCGCCGAGTGCCCTTGCCACTGCCCTGGGAAGGAACCGGCCACGTCATCTATCAGGGTTTCCTCTTCTACCACAGACACGGCTCCTTGAACGAGATCGTTAAATTCAATATCCAGAGAAGAAACGTAGCTGACCagatgctgctgccaggggctgggaggaTTCCTGCCTACCAGCTCTCTCCACAGACAAAAATAGACCTGGCTCTCGAcgagcaggggctgtgggccCTCCATGCAGAGCCAGAGACGCGGGGGAACATTGTCCTCACCAAAATCAACCCGGTTGGCATGGCCgtggagcacagctgggacacaccctgcagcagcagggatgctgAGGCAGCTTTCATGGCCTGCAACACCCTCCACGTGGTCTACAACTCTCCTTCTGGCGGCTCCTCCCGCATCCAGTGTGTTTACGATGTTCTGGGTGCTCTGGATGCTCACACAAACCCAGGACTGCATTTCCCAAAGCGCCAGGGTGGCCACTCTACCATACACTACAATCCCAAAGAAAAGCAGCTCTTTGCCTGGGGCGATGGATCCCAGATCATTTACAAGCTTCACACGGAGCAGAAAGTTTAA
- the OLFML1 gene encoding olfactomedin-like protein 1 isoform X2, whose amino-acid sequence MVALQVHFLLIPSLMSIMGAAQYMMQDAALLSYIDQRFLSLERLQKCSQDVLEYVDEFREFSKAVLSRLAGLSTDKTELKGEVENLLRRVEHAQRDIDYFGSARDSNACVEVHEDLLKQQLLEEAEEKKRLKLMFNASCDHMLAGIRSLKVVKKTGGKHGSWMKDPGKKHGKIYLLSDSVNNVILEFANIMAFMENNETLKARRVPLPLPWEGTGHVIYQGFLFYHRHGSLNEIVKFNIQRRNVADQMLLPGAGRIPAYQLSPQTKIDLALDEQGLWALHAEPETRGNIVLTKINPVGMAVEHSWDTPCSSRDAEAAFMACNTLHVVYNSPSGGSSRIQCVYDVLGALDAHTNPGLHFPKRQGGHSTIHYNPKEKQLFAWGDGSQIIYKLHTEQKV is encoded by the exons ATGGTAGCCTTACAAGTCCATTTTTTGCTGATTCCATCCCTTATGAGCATCATGGGAGCAGCACAGTACATGATGCAGGACGCAGCCCTGCTGAGCTACATTGACCAGCGCTTTCTGTCTCTGGAG AGGCTGCAGAAATGCAGCCAAGACGTGCTGGAATACGTGGATGAATTCCGAGAGTTCTCCAAGGCGGTGCTGTCCCgcctggcagggctgagcaCCGACAAGACTGAGCTCAAGGGAGAAGTGGAGAATTTGCTAAGGAGGGTCGAGCACGCCCAGAGGGACATTGACTACTTTGGATCTGCCAGGGATTCCAACGCCTGCGTGGAAGTGCACGAGGACCTGCtgaaacagcagctgctggaagaggcagaagaaaaaaagagacttAAACTCATGTTTAATGCAA GTTGTGACCACATGCTTGCAGGTATTAGGTCCCTGAAGGTAGTTAAGAAGACTGGAGGAAAGCATGGCTCTTGGATGAAAGATCCTGGCAAAAAACACGGGAAGATTTATTTATTAAGTGACTCTGTAAATAACGTGATTTTGGAATTTGCAAATATCATGGCTTTCATGGAAAACAATGAGACTCTGAAGGCTCGCCGAGTGCCCTTGCCACTGCCCTGGGAAGGAACCGGCCACGTCATCTATCAGGGTTTCCTCTTCTACCACAGACACGGCTCCTTGAACGAGATCGTTAAATTCAATATCCAGAGAAGAAACGTAGCTGACCagatgctgctgccaggggctgggaggaTTCCTGCCTACCAGCTCTCTCCACAGACAAAAATAGACCTGGCTCTCGAcgagcaggggctgtgggccCTCCATGCAGAGCCAGAGACGCGGGGGAACATTGTCCTCACCAAAATCAACCCGGTTGGCATGGCCgtggagcacagctgggacacaccctgcagcagcagggatgctgAGGCAGCTTTCATGGCCTGCAACACCCTCCACGTGGTCTACAACTCTCCTTCTGGCGGCTCCTCCCGCATCCAGTGTGTTTACGATGTTCTGGGTGCTCTGGATGCTCACACAAACCCAGGACTGCATTTCCCAAAGCGCCAGGGTGGCCACTCTACCATACACTACAATCCCAAAGAAAAGCAGCTCTTTGCCTGGGGCGATGGATCCCAGATCATTTACAAGCTTCACACGGAGCAGAAAGTTTAA